From a region of the Actinopolymorpha singaporensis genome:
- a CDS encoding phytanoyl-CoA dioxygenase family protein: protein MRSEPERWRADYARDGYLVVEDCLDKETLTALRAGVDRIVDDPDSLPAHLRAHVQLEREYVRPDVAEDRDVTRLGRAVRLVMELPVFEPVFAELIRYEPLLDVLQALFGSTEFHFHNYKCVNKAPGASGAFVWHRDLPYLYHSTPNLLTAMLCLDDMTEDNGATVVLPGSHLLADETVAVGDQDIREDDLPPDLERRTVTCPAGSAVIFHVNLLHGGGANTSTTPRRNVIGIWAGPDTYPTGAARYAYQGLYPRSVDPARQRQLRMALGDSASDAGLGVGLSRPRAAAGTG, encoded by the coding sequence ATGAGAAGCGAACCCGAACGCTGGCGGGCCGACTACGCGCGCGACGGTTACCTCGTCGTCGAGGACTGTCTCGACAAGGAGACGTTGACAGCGCTGCGGGCAGGCGTGGACCGGATCGTCGACGACCCCGACAGCCTGCCGGCACACCTGCGCGCCCACGTGCAGCTGGAACGCGAGTACGTCCGGCCCGACGTCGCCGAGGACCGCGACGTCACCCGGCTCGGCCGGGCGGTGCGGCTGGTGATGGAACTGCCGGTGTTCGAGCCGGTGTTCGCCGAGCTCATCCGCTACGAGCCGCTGCTGGACGTCCTGCAGGCGCTGTTCGGCAGCACGGAGTTCCACTTCCACAACTACAAATGCGTCAACAAGGCCCCGGGCGCGAGTGGTGCCTTCGTCTGGCACCGCGACCTTCCGTACCTGTACCACTCCACCCCGAACCTGCTCACCGCGATGCTGTGCCTGGACGACATGACCGAGGACAACGGCGCCACGGTCGTCCTGCCCGGCAGCCACCTGCTCGCCGACGAGACCGTCGCGGTGGGCGACCAGGACATCCGCGAGGACGACCTGCCGCCCGACCTCGAACGACGTACCGTCACCTGCCCGGCCGGCTCAGCGGTGATCTTCCATGTCAACCTGCTGCACGGCGGCGGAGCCAACACCTCGACCACGCCTCGGCGCAACGTCATCGGCATCTGGGCGGGGCCGGACACCTACCCGACCGGCGCGGCCCGCTACGCCTACCAGGGCCTGTATCCGCGCAGCGTGGATCCCGCCCGGCAGCGGCAGCTGCGGATGGCACTGGGCGACAGCGCATCCGACGCCGGGCTCGGGGTGGGGCTCAGCCGGCCCCGAGCAGCGGCAGGCACGGGGTGA
- a CDS encoding GNAT family N-acetyltransferase codes for MLVDHFPLVGLRLTTPRLELRLPTPEELADLADVAAAGIHDPAVMPFLVPWTDRPPAEVARGVIQHHWLRLGGWTPQAWQLNLSVFRDGEVVGQQTIGASDFAVTRTVSTGSWLGRTHQGKRIGTEMRAAVLDLAFTGLGAEEAVSAAFDHNASSYAVSRRLGYIDDGTKRHAVRGELSVERRLRLTRADW; via the coding sequence ATGCTCGTCGACCACTTCCCCCTGGTAGGTTTGCGCCTCACGACCCCCCGGCTCGAGCTTCGGCTGCCCACGCCGGAGGAGCTCGCCGACCTCGCCGACGTGGCTGCGGCCGGCATCCACGACCCGGCCGTCATGCCGTTCCTCGTGCCGTGGACCGACCGGCCGCCGGCCGAGGTCGCGCGCGGGGTGATCCAGCACCACTGGCTGCGGCTCGGTGGCTGGACACCGCAGGCCTGGCAGCTCAATCTCAGCGTCTTCCGCGACGGTGAGGTCGTGGGGCAGCAGACCATCGGTGCCTCCGACTTCGCCGTCACCAGGACGGTCAGCACCGGCTCCTGGCTGGGCCGCACTCACCAGGGCAAGCGCATCGGCACCGAGATGCGCGCGGCCGTGCTCGATCTGGCGTTCACCGGGCTCGGCGCGGAGGAGGCCGTGTCGGCGGCGTTCGACCACAACGCGAGTTCGTACGCGGTGTCCCGCAGGCTCGGCTACATAGACGACGGCACGAAGCGGCACGCGGTCCGAGGTGAGCTCAGCGTCGAGCGCAGGCTGCGGTTGACACGCGCCGACTGGTAA
- a CDS encoding FadR/GntR family transcriptional regulator: MAEYDGRGVHGHTVEVIGRRILTGEIAEGATIDGGALESELGISRTVVREAFRVLGAKGLVTARQKRGTYVRPRADWNLLDADILRWQFAGRSDVAFFSNLQEIRGIVEPAGARLAAERRTDEDLAALDAALAAMVAAGDDPEAMTRADLAFHRALLAAAHNELLERMEVVIEVGLSVRDRHMHGSGAAEDSVPVHRSVLAAVRRGSPARAEREMRALLTRAGDDLSHLRRTRRGA, from the coding sequence ATGGCGGAGTACGACGGACGCGGCGTCCACGGGCACACCGTCGAGGTGATCGGCCGCCGGATCCTCACCGGGGAGATCGCCGAGGGCGCGACCATCGACGGCGGCGCCCTGGAGTCCGAGCTCGGCATCAGCCGCACCGTCGTCCGCGAGGCGTTCCGGGTGCTGGGTGCCAAGGGCCTGGTCACCGCCCGGCAGAAGCGGGGGACCTATGTCCGGCCGCGCGCCGACTGGAACCTCCTCGACGCCGACATCCTGCGCTGGCAGTTCGCCGGCCGCTCCGACGTCGCGTTCTTCTCCAACCTGCAGGAGATCCGCGGCATCGTCGAGCCCGCGGGCGCCCGGCTCGCTGCCGAGCGCCGCACCGACGAGGATCTGGCCGCCCTGGACGCGGCGCTGGCCGCGATGGTGGCTGCCGGTGACGACCCGGAAGCGATGACCAGGGCGGACCTGGCCTTCCACCGCGCCCTGCTGGCGGCGGCCCACAACGAACTCCTGGAACGCATGGAGGTCGTCATCGAGGTGGGCCTGTCCGTCCGCGACCGGCACATGCACGGGTCCGGCGCCGCGGAGGACTCCGTGCCGGTGCACCGGTCGGTGCTGGCCGCGGTCCGGCGGGGGAGTCCGGCGCGCGCGGAGCGGGAGATGCGCGCCCTGCTCACCCGCGCGGGGGACGACCTGTCCCATCTCCGGCGTACGCGCAGGGGAGCCTGA
- a CDS encoding carbohydrate ABC transporter permease, with protein sequence MTAPPLAETALAEETHQERRSRPVGSHGRREAAVSYGVLTVVSAVLSAPFVFMVSIALSSDVTVQKAAFTLLPREFHFDNFVRVLGSDADMARWILNSLVIVTFACLGQMFVSAMVAYAFARLRAPGRSALFVVLLSTMMVPMEVTIIPQFVLFRGLGWIDTLLPLIVPNLFGGAYNIFLMRQFITRIPRELDEAAQVDGLGHFGIFARIVLPLMRPVIVAVGVFSFSASWGSFFGPLIYLNTESKYPLALGVQFLSGTSTNAQTPPYNLVMVGALFLTLPMVAVYFFSQKHIYEVNLGAGSAGIR encoded by the coding sequence ATGACCGCGCCGCCGCTGGCGGAAACCGCCCTCGCGGAGGAGACGCACCAGGAACGGCGCAGCCGACCGGTCGGCAGTCACGGCCGACGCGAGGCTGCGGTGTCGTACGGCGTCCTCACCGTCGTGTCCGCGGTGCTGTCCGCGCCGTTCGTGTTCATGGTGTCGATCGCGCTGTCCTCCGACGTGACCGTGCAGAAGGCGGCGTTCACCCTGCTGCCGCGGGAGTTCCACTTCGACAACTTCGTGCGGGTGCTGGGCTCCGACGCCGACATGGCCCGGTGGATCCTCAACAGCCTGGTCATCGTGACGTTCGCCTGCCTGGGGCAGATGTTCGTCAGCGCGATGGTGGCCTACGCCTTCGCCCGGCTGCGGGCCCCCGGGCGGTCGGCGCTGTTCGTGGTGCTGCTGTCCACGATGATGGTCCCGATGGAGGTGACGATCATCCCGCAGTTCGTGCTCTTCCGCGGACTGGGCTGGATCGACACGCTCCTGCCGCTGATAGTGCCGAACCTCTTCGGCGGCGCGTACAACATCTTCCTGATGCGGCAGTTCATCACCCGGATCCCGCGCGAACTCGACGAGGCCGCACAGGTCGACGGCCTCGGCCACTTCGGGATCTTCGCGCGGATCGTGCTGCCGCTGATGCGGCCGGTGATCGTGGCGGTCGGGGTGTTCAGCTTCTCGGCGTCGTGGGGTTCGTTCTTCGGCCCGCTGATCTACCTCAACACCGAGAGCAAGTACCCGTTGGCACTCGGCGTGCAGTTCCTGTCCGGCACCTCCACCAACGCGCAGACCCCGCCGTACAACCTGGTGATGGTGGGCGCCCTCTTCCTCACCCTGCCGATGGTCGCGGTCTACTTCTTCAGCCAGAAACACATCTACGAGGTCAACCTCGGCGCGGGCAGCGCGGGAATCCGCTGA
- a CDS encoding carbohydrate ABC transporter permease, producing the protein MGDSVDTDTTFRPRWTQRRREAVWFYVMVSPWLFGFVVFLAGPLLASAYLSLTDYDLLTPPRWVGLANYVRMFAQDPLFWKVLRNTAYYTFVAVPLSTVVSVALAALLNKPVPGMRVYRTIVYLPALVPLVASAMLFGWVLAPDAGLVNRALGLVGVHGPAWLLEEAWVIPALVLMSLWGVGTGVVLLLATMQGIPAELLEAATIDGAGPRQRFFRIVLPMLSPVILFNVVMGLIGAFQVFSQVYILTGGGPNNASETLVPYIFEEGFKNYRMGYASALSWLLFAVIMICTAVVFRSSSRWVFYESEVRR; encoded by the coding sequence GTGGGGGATTCGGTAGACACCGACACCACCTTCCGTCCGCGGTGGACGCAACGCCGCCGCGAGGCAGTGTGGTTCTACGTGATGGTCTCGCCCTGGCTGTTCGGGTTCGTCGTGTTTCTCGCCGGGCCACTGCTCGCCTCCGCCTACCTGAGCCTGACCGACTACGACCTGCTGACCCCGCCCCGGTGGGTGGGCCTGGCCAACTACGTGCGGATGTTCGCCCAGGACCCGTTGTTCTGGAAGGTGCTGCGCAACACCGCGTACTACACGTTCGTCGCCGTCCCGCTGTCGACCGTGGTCTCGGTGGCGCTCGCGGCCCTGCTGAACAAGCCGGTACCGGGCATGCGGGTCTACCGGACGATCGTCTACCTCCCGGCGCTGGTGCCGCTGGTGGCGAGTGCGATGTTGTTCGGCTGGGTGCTCGCTCCCGACGCCGGCCTGGTCAACCGCGCGCTCGGGCTGGTCGGCGTACACGGCCCGGCGTGGCTGCTGGAGGAGGCCTGGGTCATACCGGCGCTGGTGCTGATGTCCCTGTGGGGCGTGGGCACCGGCGTCGTCCTGCTGCTGGCGACCATGCAGGGCATCCCGGCCGAACTCCTCGAGGCCGCCACCATCGACGGCGCCGGCCCGCGGCAGCGGTTCTTCCGCATCGTGCTTCCGATGCTGTCGCCGGTCATCCTGTTCAACGTCGTGATGGGGCTGATCGGCGCGTTCCAGGTGTTCAGCCAGGTCTACATCCTCACCGGCGGCGGGCCGAACAACGCCAGCGAGACGCTCGTGCCGTACATCTTCGAGGAGGGCTTCAAGAACTACCGGATGGGATACGCCTCGGCTCTGTCCTGGCTGCTGTTCGCGGTCATCATGATCTGCACGGCGGTGGTGTTCCGGTCGTCCTCGCGCTGGGTCTTCTACGAGTCGGAGGTACGCCGATGA
- a CDS encoding ABC transporter substrate-binding protein: protein MPSARKLRSVAVALACTVATIPVIAACGSSGEDKPSAGPVQLTMSAWGGDVDKKVYEHRLALAHKKYPNITVKLQMAPGGEDYSQKISTAIAGGKGPDILELAEQTSAFASKNQILPLDDKVKASKLDLTKMFGPTVPKIFQYDDRQYAIPDRSGAMVLYYNKKLFDQAGVGYPTADWSWADLLAASRKLTVRENGKVKQWGFATISWWPYWMTFMYQNGGRILDDKGAPVVNTPENVAAMKWYNDLAWKEKVSPTPRDFANYGQGVGPDQLFAQGKLAMEITGFWNISAANSVKGLDWDISPLWHGKQPATSAFFNGLAVSRSSKHAADAWKVIEFMAGEEGQRPIIDNAEDAPANVLVQRSDAFLKPKWAKRDVNMNAFADSADAIFVPPLTPQWNEMLKVFTDNIELMMNNKVTPEKALATIQQRLGPVMKQGG from the coding sequence ATGCCCTCTGCCAGGAAGCTGCGTTCGGTCGCGGTCGCTCTCGCCTGCACGGTCGCGACCATCCCCGTGATCGCCGCCTGTGGTTCGTCCGGCGAGGACAAGCCGTCCGCCGGACCGGTGCAGCTGACCATGAGCGCGTGGGGCGGCGACGTCGACAAGAAGGTCTACGAGCACCGGCTCGCACTGGCACACAAGAAGTACCCCAACATCACCGTGAAGCTCCAGATGGCGCCGGGCGGCGAGGACTACTCGCAGAAGATCTCCACCGCCATCGCCGGCGGCAAGGGCCCGGACATCCTCGAACTCGCCGAGCAGACGTCGGCGTTCGCGAGCAAGAACCAGATCCTGCCGCTGGACGACAAGGTGAAGGCGAGCAAGCTGGACCTGACGAAGATGTTCGGGCCGACGGTGCCGAAGATCTTCCAGTACGACGATCGCCAGTACGCCATCCCGGACCGTTCCGGCGCGATGGTTCTCTACTACAACAAGAAGCTGTTCGACCAGGCCGGCGTCGGCTATCCCACCGCCGACTGGTCCTGGGCCGACCTGCTGGCCGCCTCGCGCAAGCTCACCGTCCGCGAGAACGGCAAGGTGAAGCAGTGGGGCTTCGCCACCATCTCCTGGTGGCCGTACTGGATGACGTTCATGTACCAGAACGGCGGCCGGATCCTGGACGACAAGGGCGCGCCGGTGGTGAACACGCCCGAGAACGTCGCGGCCATGAAGTGGTACAACGACCTTGCCTGGAAGGAGAAGGTCTCCCCCACGCCCCGAGACTTCGCCAACTACGGCCAGGGTGTGGGACCCGACCAGCTCTTCGCGCAGGGCAAGCTTGCCATGGAGATCACCGGGTTCTGGAACATCTCCGCAGCCAACAGCGTCAAGGGACTCGACTGGGACATCTCCCCGCTCTGGCACGGCAAGCAGCCCGCGACCAGTGCCTTCTTCAACGGCCTCGCGGTCTCCCGCAGCTCCAAGCATGCGGCCGACGCGTGGAAGGTGATCGAGTTCATGGCCGGCGAGGAGGGCCAGCGGCCGATCATCGACAACGCAGAGGACGCGCCGGCCAACGTGCTCGTCCAGCGCAGCGACGCGTTCCTCAAGCCCAAGTGGGCAAAGCGGGACGTCAACATGAACGCGTTCGCCGACTCCGCCGACGCGATCTTCGTGCCACCGCTCACCCCGCAGTGGAACGAGATGCTCAAGGTCTTCACCGACAACATCGAGCTGATGATGAACAACAAGGTCACGCCCGAGAAGGCGCTGGCCACGATCCAGCAGCGGCTCGGGCCGGTCATGAAGCAGGGCGGCTGA
- a CDS encoding VOC family protein encodes MSTENAGATPTRTSIAPWLSVRDGQAAVDFYRAAFGAAEAYRLDDEDGRPVVARLEVDGAAFWVQDDPENSPTASIPHGSGGPVRMILTVADPDRLFGQAVAAGATTIAEMHEDHGWRVGRVADPFGHHWEISRQTGSDA; translated from the coding sequence ATGAGCACCGAGAACGCCGGCGCCACACCCACCCGCACCTCGATCGCGCCGTGGCTGTCCGTACGCGACGGGCAGGCAGCGGTGGACTTCTACCGAGCCGCGTTCGGTGCGGCCGAGGCCTACCGGCTCGACGACGAGGACGGCCGGCCGGTGGTCGCACGGCTGGAGGTGGACGGCGCGGCGTTCTGGGTCCAGGACGACCCCGAGAACAGTCCCACGGCGAGCATCCCGCACGGGTCCGGCGGACCGGTGCGGATGATCCTCACCGTCGCCGACCCGGACCGGCTCTTCGGCCAGGCGGTCGCCGCCGGCGCCACCACGATCGCCGAGATGCACGAGGACCACGGCTGGCGGGTGGGCCGGGTCGCCGACCCGTTCGGCCACCACTGGGAGATCAGCCGCCAGACCGGCTCCGACGCCTGA
- a CDS encoding LysE family translocator, translated as MVSSAQLVTFGLASFVLIVIPGPSVLFVIGRALAYGRRTALASVVGNAVGVYVVAACVALGVGALVQRSEAVFAALKYAGAAYLVWLGIQAFRHRRSLAEAFAAVEPPRSGWRAAREGFVVGVANPKAFVIFAAVLPQFVDRQAGAVPAQMLVLSLVSFATAMVSDSAWAVAASAVRSWFGRSPRRLELVGGVGGLSMMGLGLSMAVSGRKD; from the coding sequence GTGGTCTCCTCGGCTCAGCTGGTCACCTTCGGGTTGGCGTCGTTCGTGTTGATCGTGATCCCCGGTCCGAGCGTGTTGTTCGTGATCGGCCGGGCTCTGGCCTACGGCCGCCGGACCGCGCTGGCGTCGGTGGTCGGCAACGCCGTCGGGGTGTACGTCGTGGCCGCTTGCGTCGCGCTGGGAGTGGGAGCGCTGGTGCAGCGGTCCGAGGCGGTCTTCGCGGCGCTCAAGTACGCCGGTGCGGCCTACCTCGTCTGGCTGGGGATTCAGGCGTTCCGTCACCGGCGTTCGCTTGCCGAGGCCTTCGCCGCGGTCGAGCCCCCGCGCAGCGGCTGGCGGGCGGCACGAGAGGGCTTCGTCGTCGGGGTGGCGAACCCGAAGGCGTTCGTCATCTTCGCCGCCGTGCTGCCGCAGTTCGTCGACCGGCAGGCGGGCGCGGTCCCGGCGCAGATGCTGGTGCTGAGCCTGGTGTCGTTCGCCACCGCGATGGTCTCCGACAGCGCGTGGGCCGTCGCCGCGAGCGCGGTCCGGTCGTGGTTCGGCCGGTCACCCCGGCGCCTCGAACTCGTCGGCGGTGTCGGCGGCCTGTCGATGATGGGGCTGGGGCTGTCGATGGCGGTGTCCGGCCGCAAGGACTGA
- a CDS encoding DUF1992 domain-containing protein yields MTKRKPPGMGFESWVDQQIREATERGEFDNLPGAGKPLTDLDKPYDEVWVMRHLHKEGHSGEDLLPLPLQLRKEVERLPETVRKLRTEREVRDAVADLNLRIVAWLRAPLGPPIPVRPANADQVVERWRAERAERLAKGEAPPPADAGADPTGQAPAKSRRRRFTGRGSTPDDRPAWWRRALRRGRST; encoded by the coding sequence ATGACCAAGCGCAAGCCGCCGGGGATGGGCTTCGAGTCGTGGGTCGACCAGCAGATCCGTGAGGCGACAGAACGTGGCGAGTTCGACAATCTGCCCGGCGCGGGCAAACCGCTCACGGACCTGGACAAGCCCTACGACGAGGTCTGGGTGATGCGGCACCTGCACAAGGAGGGCCACTCGGGCGAGGACCTGCTGCCACTCCCCCTGCAGCTTCGCAAGGAGGTCGAGCGGCTGCCCGAGACGGTCCGCAAGCTACGTACGGAGCGGGAAGTACGCGACGCCGTGGCCGACCTCAACCTCCGGATCGTCGCCTGGCTCCGGGCCCCGCTCGGGCCACCCATCCCGGTGCGGCCGGCCAACGCCGACCAGGTGGTGGAGCGCTGGCGGGCCGAACGCGCCGAGCGCCTGGCCAAGGGAGAGGCGCCTCCTCCCGCGGACGCCGGAGCCGACCCGACCGGCCAGGCGCCGGCGAAGTCGCGCCGACGGCGCTTCACCGGCCGCGGAAGTACGCCGGACGACCGGCCGGCCTGGTGGCGCCGAGCCCTCCGCCGCGGCCGGTCCACCTGA
- a CDS encoding cold-shock protein, translating into MATGTVKWFNSEKGFGFIEQDGGGADVFAHYSNIQSTGYRELFEGQKVEFDVTQGQKGPQAENIRPV; encoded by the coding sequence ATGGCGACTGGCACGGTCAAGTGGTTCAACTCGGAAAAGGGCTTCGGCTTCATCGAGCAGGACGGCGGCGGCGCCGACGTCTTCGCTCACTACTCGAACATCCAGTCCACGGGTTACCGTGAGCTGTTCGAGGGCCAGAAGGTGGAGTTCGACGTCACGCAGGGCCAGAAGGGCCCGCAGGCGGAGAACATCCGTCCGGTCTGA
- the malQ gene encoding 4-alpha-glucanotransferase, whose translation MPDAWGIESRYVDATDKKQQVPPEVVERLREIIGTPTDDAGPLIVGEGEQTHTGPGEVVLEDGGTVLVPTGTPADLPLGYHTFVDRSGTERRLIVAPRRCHLPQGWRAWGWATQLYATRSAQSWGMGDLADLARLARWSRQRGAGFLLVNPIGAVAPSLPQQPSPYFPASRRFRNPLYLRVEDVPGAELAADDVRLAAAAGRELNDHRTIDRDAVWQLKQSALEAVWGAGGASTEFDRWYAAQPASLRQFATWSVLVEQHGADWQEWPAELARPQGPAVAEAGERNADRVRFHAWLQWLVEGQLAAAGRDLAVMQDLPIGFDPHGFDAWEWQDLVALEASVGAPPDEFNQLGQDWGLPPFIPWRLRAAGYQPFIDTIRASMSAGGGLRVDHVMGLFRLWWIPDDSGPGGGAYVRYPTRDLLSLVALESTRAGAAVVGEDLGTVEEGVREQLAERDILSYRLLWFEEDDPATWRAKSMAAVTTHDLPTVAGLWDGSDLDTQRRLGQQPNEESTAAIRDRLAKAGGLDGDADSDAAVVAAYELLARAPATLLTATLDDALVEPERPNMPGADEVRDNWSLALPATLEDLESHPTGGRIAEILSAGVAGAAVTPDRPGTNAPR comes from the coding sequence ATGCCCGACGCGTGGGGGATCGAGAGCCGGTACGTCGACGCGACCGACAAGAAGCAGCAGGTCCCCCCGGAGGTGGTCGAGCGCCTGCGGGAGATCATCGGCACGCCCACCGACGACGCCGGACCGCTGATCGTCGGTGAGGGTGAGCAGACTCACACCGGCCCGGGCGAGGTCGTGCTGGAGGACGGCGGGACCGTCCTCGTGCCGACCGGGACGCCGGCCGATCTTCCCCTCGGCTACCACACGTTCGTCGACCGTTCCGGGACCGAACGCCGGCTGATCGTCGCCCCCCGCCGCTGCCACCTTCCGCAAGGTTGGCGGGCCTGGGGATGGGCCACCCAGCTGTACGCCACCCGGTCGGCGCAGAGCTGGGGGATGGGCGACCTCGCCGACCTTGCCCGGCTGGCCCGCTGGTCCCGGCAGCGCGGCGCGGGCTTCCTGCTCGTCAACCCGATCGGCGCCGTCGCGCCGTCCCTGCCGCAGCAGCCGAGTCCGTACTTCCCGGCCAGCCGCAGGTTCCGCAATCCTCTCTACCTCCGGGTCGAGGACGTGCCGGGCGCCGAGCTGGCGGCCGACGACGTACGCCTCGCCGCTGCCGCCGGCCGCGAGTTGAACGACCATCGCACCATCGACCGGGACGCCGTCTGGCAGTTGAAGCAGTCCGCTCTGGAGGCCGTCTGGGGCGCCGGCGGCGCGAGCACGGAGTTCGATCGGTGGTACGCCGCCCAGCCGGCCTCGCTGCGGCAGTTCGCCACCTGGTCGGTGCTGGTCGAACAGCACGGCGCCGACTGGCAGGAATGGCCGGCCGAGCTGGCCCGTCCGCAGGGGCCCGCGGTCGCCGAGGCCGGGGAGCGGAACGCCGACCGGGTGCGCTTCCACGCCTGGCTGCAGTGGCTGGTGGAGGGCCAGCTCGCCGCGGCCGGACGCGACCTCGCGGTGATGCAGGACCTGCCGATCGGGTTCGACCCGCACGGCTTCGATGCCTGGGAGTGGCAGGACCTCGTGGCGCTGGAGGCGTCGGTCGGCGCCCCGCCGGACGAGTTCAACCAGCTCGGCCAGGACTGGGGCCTGCCGCCGTTCATCCCGTGGCGGCTACGGGCGGCGGGCTACCAGCCGTTCATCGACACGATCCGGGCCAGCATGTCCGCGGGCGGAGGCCTGCGGGTCGACCACGTGATGGGGCTGTTCCGGTTGTGGTGGATCCCGGACGACAGCGGCCCCGGCGGCGGCGCCTACGTCCGGTACCCGACCCGCGACCTGCTCTCCCTGGTGGCGCTGGAAAGCACCCGAGCCGGTGCAGCGGTGGTCGGTGAGGATCTCGGGACGGTCGAGGAGGGCGTCCGCGAGCAGCTGGCCGAGCGCGACATCCTGTCGTACCGCCTGCTGTGGTTCGAGGAGGACGACCCGGCGACCTGGCGGGCGAAGTCGATGGCCGCGGTGACCACCCACGACCTGCCCACGGTGGCCGGTCTGTGGGACGGCAGCGACCTGGACACCCAGCGGCGCCTCGGTCAGCAGCCGAACGAGGAGAGCACCGCGGCGATCCGCGACCGGCTGGCGAAGGCCGGTGGACTGGACGGCGACGCCGACTCCGACGCCGCCGTGGTGGCCGCGTACGAACTGCTCGCTCGGGCGCCCGCCACGCTGCTCACCGCGACGCTCGACGACGCGCTGGTGGAGCCCGAACGCCCCAACATGCCGGGCGCCGACGAGGTCCGCGACAACTGGTCGCTGGCCCTGCCGGCCACCCTGGAGGACCTCGAGTCGCACCCGACCGGCGGTCGCATCGCCGAGATCCTCTCCGCCGGTGTCGCAGGCGCCGCGGTCACTCCCGACAGGCCGGGCACGAACGCACCACGGTGA
- a CDS encoding DUF2243 domain-containing protein — MSGTQPSDSGPRDRPASGSTGPSDRPGDGGIAYSRPPYDGTGRSILAGVLIGMGVATFVDETLFHQLLHWHHFYDRSTPTVGLVSDGYFHAAGWLAIVGGLFMYADLHRRHATVPKRVWAGGLLGWGGFQVYDGLLQHKVLGLHQIRYGVEILPYDLVWNLTGVLGVLVGLFLLRGAPRAIAAR; from the coding sequence GTGTCGGGAACCCAGCCCAGCGACAGCGGGCCGCGTGACCGGCCCGCGTCCGGCTCGACCGGCCCGTCCGACCGGCCCGGTGACGGCGGCATCGCGTACTCCCGCCCTCCCTACGACGGCACCGGCCGCTCGATCCTCGCCGGTGTGCTGATCGGGATGGGCGTCGCGACGTTCGTCGACGAGACGCTCTTCCACCAGTTGCTGCACTGGCACCACTTCTACGACCGCTCCACCCCGACGGTCGGCCTGGTCTCCGACGGCTACTTCCACGCCGCCGGGTGGCTGGCGATCGTCGGTGGTCTCTTCATGTACGCCGACCTGCACCGGCGGCACGCGACGGTGCCGAAGCGGGTGTGGGCCGGCGGACTGCTCGGCTGGGGCGGCTTCCAGGTGTACGACGGGCTGTTGCAGCACAAGGTGCTCGGCCTGCACCAGATCCGGTACGGCGTCGAGATCCTGCCGTACGACCTGGTCTGGAATCTCACCGGGGTCCTGGGCGTCCTCGTCGGACTGTTCCTGCTCCGCGGTGCACCGCGCGCCATCGCCGCCCGATGA